From a single Mus caroli chromosome X, CAROLI_EIJ_v1.1, whole genome shotgun sequence genomic region:
- the LOC110286922 gene encoding homeobox protein Rhox5 isoform X1, with protein MGQLLGGRNRRVFRVSGGKETQGEETEVAILWREKSQTAISLHSPSSSSPAFPGGQEEAQRIIQGTPGTQAQNLPKHNFIIDPIQGMEAEGSSRKVTRPLCLGVKEDSEEQHDVKAEAFFQAGEGREEKGAQGQPGVRAVETEGEGEELNGGKGHFGPGAPGPVGDGDKDNGTRAGGVEQERNEPVAEGTESQKNGKPGGRQMPLQGSRFAQNRLRELESILQRTNSFDIPREDLDRLMDACVSRVQNWFKIRRAAARRNRRRATPVPEHFRGTFECPACRGVRWGERCPFATPRF; from the exons ATGGGCCAATTGCTCGGTGGAAGGAATAGGCGGGTCTTCCGGGTCTCTGGAGGAAAAGAGACTcaaggagaagagacagaagtcGCCATactttggagagagaagagccaaacagccat CTCCCTGCACAGTCCTTCAAGCTCATCTCCTGCCTTCCCAGGTGGACAAGAGGAAGCACAAAGAATCATCCA GGGGACACCAGGGACCCAAGCTCAGAATCTGCCGAAGCATAACTTCATCATTGATCCTATTCAGGGTATGGAAGCTGAGGGTTCCAGCCGCAAGGTCACCAGGCCACTCTGCCTGGGAGTCAAGGAGGACTCGGAAGAACAGCATG aTGTGAAAGCAGAGGCTTTCTTCCAGgctggagaggggagagaggagaaaggtgcACAGGGCCAGCCTGGAGTGAGAGCAGTAGAAACAGAAGGCGAAGGAGAAGAATTAAATGGAGGAAAAGGCCACTTTGGTCCTGGGGCTCCAGGTCCTGTGGGTGATGGGGACAAGGATAATGGCACCAGGGCTGGTGGTGTGGAGCAGGAACGAAATGAGCCAGTTGCTGAGGGCACTGAGAGCCAGAAGAATGGAAAGCCTGGGGGTAGGCAGATGCCCCTCCAGGGCTCTAGGTTCGCCCAGAATCGACTGAGGGAACTGGAGTCCATTTTGCAGCGCACTAATTCCTTTGATATCCCAAG GGAGGATCTTGATAGACTGATGGATGCCTGTGTGTCCAGAGTGCAG AATTGGTTTAAGATCAGGAGGGCTGCGGCcagaagaaacaggaggagggcAACACCAGTCCCTGAACATTTTAGAGGAACATTCGAGTGTCCTGCTTGTCGTGGAGTAAGATGGGGAGAAAGATGCCCTTTTGCAACACCAAGATTTTGA
- the LOC110286922 gene encoding homeobox protein Rhox5 isoform X2, translating to MEAEGSSRKVTRPLCLGVKEDSEEQHDVKAEAFFQAGEGREEKGAQGQPGVRAVETEGEGEELNGGKGHFGPGAPGPVGDGDKDNGTRAGGVEQERNEPVAEGTESQKNGKPGGRQMPLQGSRFAQNRLRELESILQRTNSFDIPREDLDRLMDACVSRVQNWFKIRRAAARRNRRRATPVPEHFRGTFECPACRGVRWGERCPFATPRF from the exons ATGGAAGCTGAGGGTTCCAGCCGCAAGGTCACCAGGCCACTCTGCCTGGGAGTCAAGGAGGACTCGGAAGAACAGCATG aTGTGAAAGCAGAGGCTTTCTTCCAGgctggagaggggagagaggagaaaggtgcACAGGGCCAGCCTGGAGTGAGAGCAGTAGAAACAGAAGGCGAAGGAGAAGAATTAAATGGAGGAAAAGGCCACTTTGGTCCTGGGGCTCCAGGTCCTGTGGGTGATGGGGACAAGGATAATGGCACCAGGGCTGGTGGTGTGGAGCAGGAACGAAATGAGCCAGTTGCTGAGGGCACTGAGAGCCAGAAGAATGGAAAGCCTGGGGGTAGGCAGATGCCCCTCCAGGGCTCTAGGTTCGCCCAGAATCGACTGAGGGAACTGGAGTCCATTTTGCAGCGCACTAATTCCTTTGATATCCCAAG GGAGGATCTTGATAGACTGATGGATGCCTGTGTGTCCAGAGTGCAG AATTGGTTTAAGATCAGGAGGGCTGCGGCcagaagaaacaggaggagggcAACACCAGTCCCTGAACATTTTAGAGGAACATTCGAGTGTCCTGCTTGTCGTGGAGTAAGATGGGGAGAAAGATGCCCTTTTGCAACACCAAGATTTTGA
- the LOC110287461 gene encoding rhox homeobox family member 2-like has product METPQDNLQSIQKPPSLGAEEDQEQQPGGKAVVSGAPEERIDKKELVLSWLAQGEFDQGEGAQGEVAGGEQAQEEPAPLSPAQEATGGGEEGENKEGEMEGRYAGDGASSSEDDSILEEGGENSDQQSPQQDAASPDSIRNPRVLNRLAQLRYRRTRFTHSQLHDLERLFQETRYPSLRARRDLARWMGVDECDVQNWFRMRRALFQRNRRVLMFCELPPLPQSDSP; this is encoded by the exons ATGGAGACTCCTCAAGACAACCTCCAAAGCATCCAAAAGCCTCCGAGTCTGGGAGCCGAGGAGGACCAGGAACAACAGCCTG gTGGGAAGGCAGTGGTCTCTGGGGCTCCAGAGGAAAGAATAGACAAGAAAGAGCTTGTACTGAGCTGGCTTGCTCAGGGTGAGTTTGATCAGGGCGAAGGCGCTCAGGGCGAGGTTGCTGGAGGTGAGCAGGCTCAAGAAGAGCCTGCTCCATTGAGTCCAGCTCAGGAAGCcactggaggaggagaggagggagaaaacaaggaaggagaaatggaaggaagataTGCTGGTGATGGTGCTTCTAGCTCCGAGGATGATAGCATCCTGGAAGAAGGCGGCGAAAACAGTGATCAACAGTCGCCTCAGCAAGATGCAGCTAGTCCTGATAGCATCAGAAACCCACGGGTTCTGAACAGGCTGGCTCAACTGCGTTACAGACGCACCAGGTTCACCCACTCTCAGCTGCATGACCTGGAGCGCCTTTTCCAAGAGACTCGCTACCCCAGCTTGCGAGCAAG GAGGGATCTTGCACGATGGATGGGTGTGGATGAATGTGACGTGCAG AATTGGTTTCGGATGAGGAGAGCCCTTTTCCAGAGAAACAGGAGAGTGCTGATGTTCTGCGAACTGCCACCTCTTCCCCAGAGCGACTCTCCCTGA